The nucleotide sequence GGCGGCGGCTGATTTACTGGTTATCATCCTGGATTTGATACTGCGGCAGATCCCCATAGCTTTTGTTGTGCATTTCCTTCCTATGCTCGATCTCCCTATTTGTAATATCCACGCCGCGCTGCTGCACACCGCCACGGACTGTTccatctggttcaccgtcaccttcacctttgatcgatttgtcaccattaattgccagaagctgaaaggcAAATATTGTACAGAGAGAACGGCGGCTGTTGTCCTGGGAACAGTTACCGTGCTGAGCTGTTTGAAGAACAGCACTTGGTACTTTACATTAACTGATCAATATGCctatgtaaatttcccctggtttTGTGGTATATATCTCCGGTTTGTGGAATCACCGATCTGGGCGTCAGTCGAACTTCTCCATTATTTCCTCAGCCCCGGCCTGCCATTCGCCCTGATCCTGTTGCTTAACGTTTTTACCGTCAGGCACATTGTGGCAGCGATCAGAGCTCGTAGGCGGCTCCGGGCACACAGCGGCGGGAGGAGCCCCATTGACCCGGAAGTGGTCAGCAGAAGGAAATCCATCATTTTACTCTTTGTCATCTCGTGGAATTTCATCCTGCTCTGGGCGGTGTTTCTCGTGTACACCATATGGTTCAGACTGTGGTGGTTGGGCTTTCAGTCCGTAATTTTACCACGGTTTGTACaggaaataggattcatgctgCAGCTGCTCAGCTGCTGTACAAACACTGCTATATACACCGCGACCCAGACAAAGTTCAGAGAACAGCTGAAGATTCTGTTGAAATATCCTTTTGTACTAATTGCGGAATTCAATAAAAAATGATGTGCTCTGGATGGATTTCTTTGGTGTTGGTAACAGAGAAAATACAGGCAGCACGAGAAATCGAGTTGGAAATGCAAGTCGTAGATACCTAGAGTCATGGACCTACACAGCAATAATTCACGCCGGTCGCTCCATTTGTTTAATTCCGACAAAGCTGACAtaatgagctagtcccatttgcctgtgtttggcccataaccatcTCATGCCTTCTTCTTCACTTATTTATCATTATGGCTTGTAGAAGTCGTAATTCTATCCGCTTCTATCCCTTCCTCAACCAGTTATAGGTTTCATGGTTTCAATGTCAAggtccgtttattgtcacatgtacggtgaaattcgatttaccatacaaccatactaaaagaaaggaacaagacacacaacggCATAAACGTTGACATAAGCGTCCACCACAGCGGATCCCCTccgttcctcactatgatggaaggcaataaagt is from Rhinoraja longicauda isolate Sanriku21f unplaced genomic scaffold, sRhiLon1.1 Scf002231, whole genome shotgun sequence and encodes:
- the LOC144591837 gene encoding putative G-protein coupled receptor 139; the encoded protein is LMRATLAASIDSSGYADMEPTRSFNEIRLYLFLLKAQQIYYPLLAVVAVPVNTVTIVILSRGKCGLSRCVTRYLVAMAAADLLVIILDLILRQIPIAFVVHFLPMLDLPICNIHAALLHTATDCSIWFTVTFTFDRFVTINCQKLKGKYCTERTAAVVLGTVTVLSCLKNSTWYFTLTDQYAYVNFPWFCGIYLRFVESPIWASVELLHYFLSPGLPFALILLLNVFTVRHIVAAIRARRRLRAHSGGRSPIDPEVVSRRKSIILLFVISWNFILLWAVFLVYTIWFRLWWLGFQSVILPRFVQEIGFMLQLLSCCTNTAIYTATQTKFREQLKILLKYPFVLIAEFNKK